CCACATTTTAGACATTCAAAGAAAAACAAGACTCTTAAAACATTGATATCAAGTTCATTCAAATCCTTAAACGTTACCTCCATTGTCCCCTGACACTTTAAACATTTAACATCCTTTGGAACATCAGTCCTATTTAATTTCTCATCCCTTTTCTTATCTGCTTCAATCCATTCATCTAAAACTTTCCTCTTACTCCGATACCTCTCCCCCTTTGCAAAATGTAATTGAATTACCTTTCCCAACTTAACCATCCCAACTTCACCTTCTTTTAAATCTTTAATCTTATTAGCCCACTGCTTTTCAATCCTTAGACATTCCTCTACCGTCCACAGGTCGTACAAATCATCATAATAACTCTCACTTTTGAGATATTTGATCATATATCCTTTCCTTCGTATTCTCTATGGCGCGGGGTTGTTCAAGACCCCTGTCCCACGATAGTTGTGGGAGAGGGGTCTTGAACGAATTGTTGCGCGCCAGCCAACAAAACCCCGCGCAACATAGAGAGTTACGAATCCATAAAATTACAAATCCATTACCAGATTGTAATGATTTAGTAATGAGTTTGTAAAATTATTAAAGACCTGTGGACGTGAAAACAACATCCTAGAACTGACTTTGGGGGAATATTCTGACCGAAACGAGCACCAAATTAAACAGGATTCAAGATATCCTTGCTTTGGTTTGATGGTGAATTGACCATTGTACTGACAGGATAAGTTTCCATCAAGGCGGGGCTAAACGGGGTGAGCACTTCTTTGATCTTCTCCGGTTCACTCTCGGCAAGCCATTGGGACTGACCTTTACTATCCAAAATGACTGGCATGCGGTCATGGATGGGTTTCATGAGTCTATTGGGTCCACAGGTGACAATGGAACAGGATACCAGGGCATTCTCACCCTTTTCCCAACAGTCCCAAATACCGGCAAAAGCCAAAGTTTCTTGGGATTTTAAACGAATGCAAAAGGGCTGCTTTTTATCTTCCGTTTTCTGCCACTCAAAGAAGAAATCAGCAAGGATCAGGCATCGTTTCTTTTTGATGGAAGTTCTAAAGGCAGGTTTCTCAAAGATGGTTTCGCTGCGGGCATTGATCATCTTGTAGCCTAGCTTTTCCTCTTTGGCCCAGAATGGTACAAGTCCCCAGCGGGCAAGGGTCAATTCTTCAGGAGTTTCGTTGAGGATAACAGGCACATCTTGGCCGGGTGTGATGTTATAACGAGGCACAAGGTCAAAGGTGATCTGCTTCAAACGAAAAGCCTTCTTGATCTTCTCCTTGTTCGTGTTGGTATATCCGTACCGGCCGCACATATCAAATTTTAACCTCTAAAAGTTCATTCCAATCTGTCGTGAAACGTTTTGATTTGCGACTCTGCTTCATAAGCCACGGCTTGCCCATGCCTTCAGAAGCGAACTGTATTTTACCATGGTTTGCCGATGAATTGTAGCGATCAACAGTCTCCATGAGCTTCTGATGTCTTGTACCCGAGTATACC
This window of the Candidatus Omnitrophota bacterium genome carries:
- a CDS encoding SOS response-associated peptidase, coding for MCGRYGYTNTNKEKIKKAFRLKQITFDLVPRYNITPGQDVPVILNETPEELTLARWGLVPFWAKEEKLGYKMINARSETIFEKPAFRTSIKKKRCLILADFFFEWQKTEDKKQPFCIRLKSQETLAFAGIWDCWEKGENALVSCSIVTCGPNRLMKPIHDRMPVILDSKGQSQWLAESEPEKIKEVLTPFSPALMETYPVSTMVNSPSNQSKDILNPV